A genome region from Rubidibacter lacunae KORDI 51-2 includes the following:
- a CDS encoding FHA domain-containing protein — MTISRKPNDRVPPDIDLAGLPDAEIASRVPASIILQDSKHFIEDVSCSNGTYVKHSPPQSGIRRVMESGDSIAFGKEEKVTFIFKIA; from the coding sequence TTGACAATATCTCGTAAGCCGAACGATCGTGTTCCGCCGGATATCGATCTGGCGGGCTTGCCCGATGCAGAGATCGCCTCGCGCGTCCCTGCAAGCATCATCCTGCAGGACTCGAAGCACTTCATCGAAGATGTAAGTTGCTCCAACGGTACTTATGTCAAACACAGTCCACCCCAGTCGGGCATCCGCCGCGTGATGGAGTCGGGTGATTCGATCGCGTTCGGCAAGGAAGAGAAGGTGACGTTCATCTTCAAAATCGCATGA
- a CDS encoding IS256 family transposase, whose protein sequence is MNDDNLISLPTPETTESFSDALSDLIRRGARQIIAQAVEAELEDFLAQYRDRRDEQGRQVVVRNGHLPERTITTGVGEVEIQVPKVRDRSGSGIKFTSALLPPYLKRARRIEDLLPWLYLKGVSSGDFCEALSSLLGSDTTGLSAATIGRLKAKWSAEHQRWQQRSLRQQHYVYIWADGIYFNIRAGERQCMLVIIGVTGQGHKELLALEAGYRESELSWKSLLLRLKDQGLTQAPHLAIGDGALGFWKALPQVFPTTKKQRCWVHKTANVLNKLPKRQQSEAKRAVWEIYRANSKTEADQAFNRFIATYEAKYPEATQCLAKDRDVLLTFFDFPAEHWAHIRTTNPIESTFATVRLRTDKTRGCVSKETILALVFKLVESAQKSWLRIRGFKHLADVIEGVPFKDGCRVDDNTDVTQMQAAA, encoded by the coding sequence ATGAATGACGACAATCTTATTTCATTGCCTACGCCAGAGACAACTGAGAGCTTCAGCGACGCCTTAAGCGATCTGATTCGACGAGGAGCCCGACAAATCATCGCCCAAGCGGTCGAAGCGGAATTGGAGGACTTTCTAGCTCAGTATCGAGACCGCCGGGATGAGCAAGGACGGCAGGTGGTGGTGCGCAACGGCCACCTGCCCGAACGCACGATTACGACTGGAGTCGGGGAGGTGGAGATTCAAGTGCCGAAGGTGCGAGACCGCAGTGGCAGCGGGATAAAGTTCACCTCTGCCCTGCTGCCGCCGTACCTGAAACGCGCCCGCCGCATAGAGGACTTACTCCCGTGGTTGTACCTTAAAGGGGTGTCTAGCGGGGACTTTTGTGAGGCGCTGTCGTCGCTGTTGGGCTCAGACACAACCGGGCTCTCTGCGGCGACCATTGGCCGTCTGAAAGCCAAGTGGAGCGCTGAGCACCAGAGGTGGCAGCAGCGGTCGCTACGGCAACAGCACTATGTGTATATCTGGGCCGATGGCATCTACTTCAACATCCGTGCCGGCGAGCGGCAGTGCATGTTGGTCATCATCGGGGTCACGGGTCAAGGGCACAAAGAACTCCTGGCTTTGGAGGCGGGGTATCGGGAATCGGAGTTGAGTTGGAAATCACTGTTGCTGCGGCTCAAAGACCAGGGGCTAACCCAAGCACCTCACCTGGCCATTGGCGATGGGGCTTTAGGCTTCTGGAAAGCCCTACCTCAGGTGTTTCCCACCACGAAGAAACAGCGCTGTTGGGTGCATAAGACTGCTAACGTGCTCAACAAACTCCCCAAACGGCAGCAGAGCGAGGCCAAACGCGCGGTCTGGGAGATTTACCGGGCAAACAGCAAAACCGAGGCCGATCAAGCGTTTAATCGCTTCATTGCGACCTATGAAGCCAAGTATCCCGAGGCGACCCAGTGTTTAGCCAAAGACCGCGATGTTTTGCTGACCTTCTTCGACTTCCCCGCTGAGCATTGGGCGCACATTCGCACCACTAATCCCATTGAGTCGACCTTTGCCACCGTGCGCCTCAGAACCGACAAGACCCGAGGCTGTGTTTCTAAGGAAACTATCCTGGCACTGGTGTTCAAACTGGTCGAGAGCGCTCAGAAGAGTTGGCTCAGGATTCGAGGCTTTAAACACCTAGCTGACGTGATTGAAGGAGTTCCATTCAAAGATGGATGTCGAGTCGATGACAACACCGATGTGACCCAGATGCAGGCTGCCGCCTAG
- the pgl gene encoding 6-phosphogluconolactonase translates to MQNRKLEVLPDKVALVARARAFCVETIRSAIAERDRCTIALSGGSTPRPLYEQLAAESLPWDRLHVFWGDERYVSPDHPESNQRMAREAWLDKVPIPAENLHPMPTADGDAAVDAEHADGVIRSFFQLADGEFPEFDLILLGMGDDGHTASLFPHTNSLQVCDRSVTVGNKGDSLRLTFSVPVLNCARRVLFLISGANKRPALKQVLASEGDNAAYPSRLVQPAGELWWLLDADAGADLVA, encoded by the coding sequence ATGCAGAATCGCAAACTTGAGGTTCTACCCGATAAGGTCGCCCTCGTGGCGCGCGCACGGGCGTTTTGCGTCGAGACCATCCGGTCTGCAATTGCCGAGCGCGACCGCTGCACCATTGCCTTGTCGGGTGGAAGCACACCCAGGCCGCTGTACGAGCAACTCGCCGCGGAGTCACTACCGTGGGATCGCCTACACGTCTTTTGGGGAGACGAGCGTTACGTCAGCCCCGACCACCCTGAAAGCAACCAGCGCATGGCTCGCGAAGCCTGGTTGGACAAAGTTCCTATCCCGGCCGAGAACCTTCATCCCATGCCGACAGCAGATGGCGATGCTGCTGTCGATGCCGAGCATGCGGATGGCGTAATACGGTCTTTTTTTCAGCTTGCAGACGGCGAGTTTCCTGAATTTGACTTGATTCTGCTCGGGATGGGCGATGACGGTCACACAGCATCTCTATTTCCCCATACCAACTCCCTGCAGGTCTGCGATCGCAGTGTCACCGTGGGCAACAAAGGCGACAGTTTGCGGTTGACGTTCTCCGTTCCCGTGCTCAACTGCGCGCGGCGGGTTCTGTTCCTCATCTCCGGGGCTAACAAACGTCCTGCTTTGAAGCAAGTCCTCGCATCCGAGGGTGACAATGCGGCGTATCCTTCGCGACTCGTGCAACCGGCAGGCGAGTTATGGTGGCTGCTCGATGCCGATGCAGGAGCTGACCTCGTGGCTTGA
- a CDS encoding DUF502 domain-containing protein — translation MQQRFVQSLKNDLIAGLLVVIPLATTIWLTYTVATWVIRFLTKIPNQLNPFESLHPFLTNSLNLLVGLAVPLSCILLIGLMARNIAGRWLLDLGERLLQGIPLAGSVYKTLKQILETLLKDSKSKFRRVVMVEYPRPGLWTIAFVTGTVDAEFQTHVEQQLLSLFIPTTPNPTTGWYAMVPENEVINLSLSIEEAFKVLISAGIVTPSPNVVLPPQRNVKAARSSNARREPPLAELAIDNTRAVLLEEDVVSE, via the coding sequence ATTCAGCAGCGCTTCGTACAGAGCCTCAAGAACGACTTGATTGCCGGTTTGCTAGTAGTGATTCCCCTGGCAACCACGATTTGGCTGACCTACACGGTGGCAACATGGGTGATTCGGTTTCTGACGAAGATTCCCAACCAACTCAATCCGTTTGAAAGCCTGCATCCGTTCCTGACTAATTCGCTCAACTTGCTAGTGGGACTGGCGGTGCCGCTGTCGTGTATTTTGCTCATCGGCTTAATGGCACGTAATATAGCCGGGCGCTGGTTGCTCGATTTGGGCGAGCGATTGCTTCAGGGCATTCCGCTGGCAGGGTCAGTTTACAAAACGCTCAAGCAGATTCTAGAAACTCTGCTCAAGGACTCGAAAAGCAAGTTCCGTCGCGTAGTGATGGTTGAATATCCGCGACCGGGACTGTGGACGATTGCCTTTGTGACAGGAACGGTCGATGCGGAGTTTCAAACTCACGTCGAGCAACAATTGCTGAGCTTATTTATCCCGACGACGCCCAATCCGACGACCGGGTGGTACGCCATGGTCCCTGAGAACGAAGTCATCAACCTATCGCTATCGATTGAGGAAGCGTTCAAAGTCCTAATTTCTGCGGGCATCGTGACGCCATCGCCGAACGTAGTCTTACCCCCTCAGCGCAACGTGAAAGCAGCTCGCTCCAGCAATGCTCGACGCGAACCGCCCCTGGCAGAGCTGGCAATCGATAATACGCGTGCAGTTTTGCTTGAGGAAGATGTCGTTTCCGAGTAA
- the nusB gene encoding transcription antitermination factor NusB has product MPRLQPRSIARELALLAQSQLRLKSDKLDRQSLEQLVSTSIRALIGEVQESLEVAAAEVQRAQDRLLTSATRTTTVEGAKAMTAEAIALTQAAINRLGSALELPQFVQMAERDEVRQYALTLLSAIGNYREAIDERISAALVDWQLHRLARIDRDLLRLAVAEMVYLGVPVRVAIDEAVELGKRYSDENGYRFVNGVLRRASDRLKTEQKADVAPHAPTDSADESKVG; this is encoded by the coding sequence ATGCCCCGTTTACAGCCACGTAGCATCGCTCGCGAGCTTGCCCTGCTCGCCCAAAGTCAACTGCGGCTAAAGTCAGACAAGCTCGACCGACAGTCGCTGGAGCAACTAGTCTCCACCTCCATTCGCGCTCTCATCGGCGAGGTCCAGGAATCCCTAGAAGTGGCTGCTGCAGAAGTGCAGCGCGCGCAGGATCGCCTGCTGACTAGCGCCACGCGCACGACCACTGTCGAGGGAGCTAAAGCGATGACTGCAGAGGCGATCGCGCTGACGCAAGCTGCCATCAATCGGCTCGGATCGGCATTGGAATTGCCACAGTTCGTGCAGATGGCCGAGCGCGACGAGGTCCGCCAATATGCCTTGACACTGTTGAGTGCGATTGGCAATTACCGCGAAGCAATCGACGAGCGAATTTCGGCAGCACTCGTGGACTGGCAGCTGCATCGTCTGGCGCGGATCGATCGCGATTTGCTGAGGCTCGCAGTTGCTGAAATGGTGTACCTGGGCGTGCCAGTCCGGGTGGCCATAGACGAAGCCGTGGAGCTCGGTAAGCGTTACTCCGATGAGAACGGCTATCGGTTCGTGAACGGAGTACTGCGGCGCGCTAGCGATCGCCTCAAAACCGAGCAGAAAGCCGATGTCGCACCGCACGCCCCTACAGACAGCGCTGACGAAAGCAAGGTTGGTTAG
- a CDS encoding glycerol-3-phosphate dehydrogenase/oxidase, translating into MRSFQKIRNTAYDAIVIGGGVNGAATARDAALRGLKTIVVEKADFAGGTSSWSTRLVHGGLRYLEYFEFSLVRESLHERELLLRCAPHLVKPLMLTVPIYGDRSRPYWKIWAGMILYDFFSFDKSMLPHRMLPKQKFRQHLRSLDPDGLKGGAQYYDAQVVYAERLCLENIIAAREAGATVLNYVEVIALERNGDRITRLHCRDVFTGEVVVITGSQDAVVINTAGPWVDEICRRGVQAGGECVELAREQLIGGTKGSHIIVDAFPGAPDMALYVEAKSDKRPFFIVPWLGSYLIGTTDIRFNGNLEQIKAGDEEIDYLLRETNLTIPSARLTRDDVKFTYSGVRPLPNTEGKPGGITRRHLLHDHGKEGTVNLISLVGGKLTTFRHVGEQLTDAIFLKMGRPIPPCPTLHQPFPGAILPNDPRIADAIVQYGDRLKRTTVDRLFDLYGARALQVLALVDDAPELGECIVPEMPDIKAQVVYAVRAEFAQTAADIARRRTPIAMEQNYGLDALPVLLDVLQRHCGWSQKRCDRSRTEYINYVVENCIPDYVLAQLQTAEKLEIAGRSRP; encoded by the coding sequence ATGCGTTCTTTTCAAAAAATTCGAAATACTGCCTATGACGCTATTGTCATCGGCGGTGGTGTTAACGGAGCGGCAACAGCTCGCGACGCTGCCCTGCGCGGACTCAAAACAATTGTTGTCGAGAAAGCAGACTTTGCTGGGGGTACGTCAAGTTGGTCGACGCGCCTCGTTCACGGCGGACTGCGCTATCTGGAATACTTCGAATTTTCCTTGGTGCGGGAGTCGCTGCACGAGCGCGAGCTGCTGCTGCGCTGCGCGCCGCACTTAGTCAAACCGCTGATGCTTACCGTCCCGATTTACGGGGATCGCTCCCGCCCGTACTGGAAAATCTGGGCGGGCATGATCCTTTACGACTTCTTTAGTTTTGATAAGAGCATGCTGCCGCACCGAATGCTCCCGAAGCAGAAATTCCGCCAGCACTTGCGCTCTCTCGATCCAGATGGACTGAAGGGCGGCGCACAATATTACGACGCTCAAGTAGTTTATGCCGAACGTCTCTGCCTGGAGAATATCATTGCCGCTCGGGAAGCCGGAGCGACCGTACTCAACTATGTGGAAGTGATAGCTCTCGAGCGCAACGGCGATCGCATCACGCGCTTGCACTGCCGCGATGTTTTTACGGGAGAAGTAGTTGTTATCACCGGCAGCCAGGATGCAGTTGTCATCAATACGGCAGGGCCGTGGGTGGACGAAATCTGTCGACGCGGGGTGCAAGCAGGCGGTGAATGCGTGGAACTCGCGCGGGAGCAGTTGATCGGCGGTACTAAGGGCAGCCACATCATTGTCGATGCCTTTCCCGGAGCGCCCGATATGGCTCTTTATGTGGAAGCAAAGTCGGACAAGCGGCCATTTTTTATCGTGCCGTGGTTGGGTTCGTATCTGATCGGTACAACCGACATTCGCTTCAACGGCAATCTCGAGCAGATCAAAGCCGGGGACGAGGAGATCGATTATCTCTTGCGCGAGACAAACCTCACGATCCCGAGCGCTCGCCTCACTCGTGACGACGTTAAGTTCACCTACTCAGGCGTGCGACCGCTGCCCAATACCGAGGGCAAGCCTGGCGGCATCACGCGCCGCCACCTACTGCACGACCACGGCAAGGAAGGCACAGTTAACTTGATATCGCTAGTTGGAGGCAAGCTGACTACATTCCGGCATGTTGGCGAGCAGCTGACCGATGCCATTTTCTTGAAAATGGGTCGCCCGATCCCCCCGTGCCCGACCCTGCACCAACCCTTCCCAGGAGCAATCTTGCCAAACGATCCGCGCATCGCCGACGCGATCGTGCAGTATGGCGATCGCCTGAAGCGGACGACGGTCGATCGCTTGTTCGACCTCTACGGCGCTCGGGCCCTGCAGGTGTTGGCACTAGTCGACGACGCACCGGAGTTGGGCGAGTGCATCGTTCCCGAAATGCCGGACATCAAAGCACAAGTGGTTTACGCCGTCCGCGCAGAATTTGCGCAGACGGCAGCCGATATTGCCCGACGCCGGACGCCGATCGCCATGGAGCAGAATTACGGCTTGGACGCACTGCCGGTTTTGCTGGATGTGCTGCAGCGTCACTGCGGTTGGAGTCAGAAACGCTGCGATCGCTCTCGCACTGAGTACATCAATTATGTGGTGGAGAACTGCATTCCCGACTACGTCCTAGCCCAACTGCAAACAGCTGAGAAATTGGAAATCGCCGGGCGATCGCGCCCATAG
- the ggpS gene encoding glucosylglycerol-phosphate synthase: MKSSLVILYHREPYDEVVENGVVRYRAKKSPNGILPTLKSFFHNVSQGTWVAWKQVKAKDAAKFQERVEVEGEGNYSVRRIPLTADQVKHFYHITSKEAFWPILHSFPYHFTYETSDWENFENINRLFAEAACAEAADDALIWVHDYNLWRAPFFIRELKPDARIAFFHHTPFPSVDIFNILPWREKIIDSLLCCDIVGFHIPRYSENFVNVARSLREVEVAAIEPVPSNLTSVGTALAEPEAVTKLRYNGREIKVDAFPVGTNPKQIQSVLNKPETEKRYEEILELLGGRKTIISAGRVDYVKGTREMLEAYGRLLERRPELHGKLNLLVTSVSPATGMRVYKTAQTLIEQLVGKINGRFAKLDWIPIMLFTQPVPFADLMCYYKAADICWTTPLRDGLNLVAKEYVIARGGRGGVLILSEFVGAAVELPEAVLTNPYSIDRMNDAIDLALDMPEDEQQQRMQKMYSTVTHYDVNYWAGRLLEQFELQLPGLNSDKELAAV, encoded by the coding sequence GTGAAGTCTTCTCTCGTCATTCTCTACCACCGCGAGCCCTACGACGAGGTCGTCGAGAATGGCGTCGTTCGCTATCGTGCCAAGAAAAGCCCCAACGGTATCTTGCCGACTCTCAAGAGCTTTTTTCACAACGTCAGCCAGGGTACCTGGGTTGCATGGAAGCAGGTCAAAGCGAAAGATGCTGCAAAGTTTCAAGAACGCGTTGAAGTTGAAGGTGAGGGGAACTACAGCGTTCGTCGCATCCCGTTAACGGCGGACCAAGTCAAGCATTTCTATCACATCACATCTAAGGAAGCGTTCTGGCCGATCCTTCATTCATTTCCCTATCACTTCACTTACGAAACCTCGGATTGGGAGAATTTTGAGAATATCAACCGGCTCTTCGCAGAAGCCGCGTGCGCTGAAGCAGCTGACGACGCCCTGATTTGGGTGCACGATTATAACCTCTGGCGTGCTCCTTTTTTCATTCGCGAACTCAAGCCCGACGCGCGTATTGCGTTCTTCCATCACACGCCATTTCCTTCGGTGGACATTTTTAACATCTTGCCCTGGCGCGAGAAGATTATCGATAGCTTGCTGTGCTGCGATATCGTCGGTTTTCACATCCCGCGCTATTCCGAGAACTTTGTTAACGTCGCGCGCAGCCTGCGCGAGGTGGAAGTAGCCGCGATCGAGCCCGTACCATCGAATCTGACCTCCGTGGGTACCGCCCTCGCCGAGCCAGAAGCCGTTACAAAATTGCGCTACAACGGTCGCGAGATCAAAGTGGACGCCTTCCCCGTTGGCACCAATCCCAAACAGATTCAGAGCGTTCTGAACAAACCCGAAACCGAGAAACGCTACGAAGAGATTCTGGAGCTACTTGGCGGGCGCAAAACCATCATTTCTGCCGGACGCGTGGACTACGTTAAGGGCACGCGCGAAATGCTGGAAGCCTACGGTCGCTTGCTGGAGCGCCGCCCGGAGCTGCACGGTAAGCTCAACCTGTTGGTGACATCGGTATCGCCGGCTACCGGGATGCGCGTATATAAAACCGCGCAGACACTTATCGAGCAACTTGTGGGCAAGATAAACGGCCGCTTCGCCAAGCTCGATTGGATTCCAATCATGTTGTTCACGCAGCCCGTGCCCTTCGCCGACTTAATGTGCTATTACAAAGCTGCAGATATCTGCTGGACGACCCCCCTGCGCGATGGATTAAATCTCGTGGCTAAGGAATACGTCATCGCGCGCGGCGGTCGAGGTGGCGTGTTAATCCTCTCCGAGTTCGTGGGAGCAGCAGTGGAACTCCCAGAGGCCGTTCTGACCAACCCGTATTCGATCGATCGCATGAACGACGCGATCGATCTCGCGCTGGACATGCCCGAGGACGAGCAGCAGCAGCGCATGCAGAAAATGTACTCAACGGTTACGCACTACGACGTCAATTACTGGGCAGGTCGTTTGCTCGAGCAATTCGAACTGCAACTCCCCGGTCTCAATTCCGATAAGGAGTTGGCAGCGGTCTAG
- the ftsY gene encoding signal recognition particle-docking protein FtsY, which yields MAPVTEPDAGIPNTAGGADEPASALEPDAKVAETPGTDALHAETRGTDALDTDVAAESVAAASEPAANVPAWMQKSGNLERLRATAIEEPESEIAPEPEPITAAETETSVTLDEDFIWSAQVLAAQGRRPEDVTEEEIDWLKRLRQGLGKTRRGLVNQLKSIVGQGPLNQDAVDEIEALLLQADVGIDATDYAIAALQERMRQETLPPEQAIAYLKQILRDLLDRPTARDTSPTFIPEKDCLNIWLIAGVNGAGKTTTVGKLAHLGQKSGYRCLIAAADTFRAAAVEQVKVWGERSDTLVIANPGKNADPAAVVYDAISAAAARKSELLLVDTAGRLQNKKNLMDELAKIRRIVDKKAPDAVVESLLVLDSSLGQNGLQQAKVFSDAANLSGVVLTKLDGSAKGGVALAIAQQLDLPIRFVGVGEGIEDLRPFSSYEFVEALIDG from the coding sequence ATCGCACCCGTTACCGAGCCGGACGCCGGCATTCCCAATACCGCAGGTGGTGCCGACGAGCCAGCATCTGCGCTCGAGCCGGACGCCAAGGTGGCAGAGACTCCAGGCACTGATGCTCTACATGCAGAGACTCGAGGCACTGATGCTCTAGATACTGATGTCGCTGCCGAGTCGGTTGCGGCTGCTTCAGAGCCGGCTGCCAACGTGCCGGCATGGATGCAGAAATCCGGTAATTTGGAGCGCTTGCGCGCGACAGCAATTGAGGAACCGGAGTCGGAGATTGCACCAGAGCCCGAGCCAATTACCGCCGCAGAAACCGAAACATCCGTTACCCTCGACGAAGATTTTATCTGGTCTGCACAGGTTCTTGCTGCGCAGGGCCGTCGTCCCGAAGACGTTACCGAAGAGGAAATCGACTGGCTCAAGCGCCTGCGTCAGGGATTGGGTAAAACCCGGCGTGGCTTGGTCAACCAACTCAAGTCCATCGTTGGACAGGGACCGCTCAATCAGGATGCCGTCGATGAAATCGAAGCCTTGCTGCTGCAAGCCGACGTTGGCATCGATGCCACCGATTATGCGATCGCTGCCCTGCAAGAGCGCATGCGTCAAGAGACTCTGCCGCCCGAACAGGCAATCGCCTATCTCAAGCAAATCCTGCGCGACCTGCTCGACCGCCCTACCGCCCGCGACACCAGCCCGACCTTCATACCGGAAAAAGACTGTCTAAATATCTGGCTGATCGCAGGTGTCAACGGCGCGGGCAAGACCACGACTGTCGGCAAGCTCGCCCACCTCGGGCAAAAATCCGGCTACCGCTGCCTGATTGCTGCGGCCGATACGTTCCGCGCCGCCGCTGTCGAGCAAGTCAAAGTCTGGGGCGAACGGTCTGACACGCTCGTGATTGCTAACCCCGGCAAGAACGCCGACCCAGCTGCAGTGGTCTACGATGCGATCTCCGCCGCAGCTGCACGCAAAAGCGAACTGCTGCTGGTCGACACGGCTGGTCGCCTGCAGAACAAAAAAAACCTGATGGACGAGCTAGCGAAGATCCGTCGGATCGTCGACAAAAAAGCCCCGGATGCTGTTGTTGAATCTCTGCTGGTCCTGGACTCGAGCCTCGGTCAGAACGGACTGCAACAAGCTAAAGTATTTTCCGACGCCGCCAATCTCAGCGGCGTGGTCCTTACCAAACTCGACGGCAGCGCCAAAGGGGGTGTCGCCCTCGCGATCGCACAGCAGCTGGATTTACCTATTCGCTTCGTGGGCGTCGGTGAAGGCATTGAAGATCTGCGTCCGTTCTCCAGTTACGAGTTCGTCGAGGCGCTGATCGATGGCTGA